A genomic region of Trypanosoma brucei brucei TREU927 chromosome 3, complete sequence contains the following coding sequences:
- a CDS encoding enoyl-CoA hydratase, mitochondrial precursor, putative (similar to Enoyl-CoA hydratase, mitochondrial precursor (EC 4.2.1.17) (Shortchain enoyl-CoA hydratase) (SCEH) (Enoyl-CoA hydratase 1). (Swiss-Prot:P14604) [Rattus norvegicus]) — protein MLRSCALLRSATEAVVKCSQRGAVLTLTLNRPAQLNALNKDLLCALAESVSKYDADPSVSVIIITGEGKAFCAGADVKAMSSKSFVDFYKDDMLRGIDTVANAKKPVIAAVNGFALGGGCELVMSCDIVVASEKATFGQPEVKIGTIPGAGGTQRLARLIGKSKAMEWVLTGQQYTAEEAERAGLVSRVVKHEELTTATMSVAEKITLNSCLITSLAKDCVNRGFEATLSEGLNYERRIFQATFATADQKEGMRAFLEKRKPFFTNS, from the coding sequence ATGTTACGCTCCTGTGCACTTTTACGTTCTGCAACGGAGGCTGTCGTTAAGTGCTCTCAGAGAGGAGCTGTGTTGACGCTGACACTTAACAGACCTGCTCAACTTAATGCACTTAACAAGGATTTGTTATGCGCGCTAGCTGAAAGCGTGTCGAAGTACGATGCGGATCCGTCGGTGTCGGTCATCATCATTACCGGTGAGGGTAAAGCCTTCTGTGCCGGTGCTGATGTGAAGGCAATGTCAAGTAAAAGTTTTGTTGACTTTTATAAGGACGACATGCTTCGCGGTATCGACACTGTAGCTAATGCTAAGAAACCAGTTATTGCCGCAGTCAACGGTTTCGCTTTGGGCGGTGGATGTGAACTTGTCATGTCTTGCGATATCGTTGTAGCCAGCGAAAAGGCGACCTTCGGACAACCCGAAGTTAAAATTGGAACAATTCCGGGCGCTGGCGGTACACAACGGCTTGCGCGGCTAATTGGTAAAAGTAAAGCGATGGAATGGGTGCTGACGGGACAACAGTATACTGCAGAAGAGGCGGAGCGCGCTGGTTTGGTTTCCCGTGTTGTGAAGCATGAGGAACTTACCACGGCAACTATGTCAGTCGCTGAAAAAATTACGTTGAACAGCTGCTTAATAACTTCCCTTGCGAAAGATTGTGTCAATAGGGGGTTTGAAGCAACACTGAGCGAGGGCCTAAATTACGAGCGACGGATATTCCAGGCTACATTTGCCACAGCTGACCAAAAGGAAGGTATGCGTGCCTTCctggagaaaaggaaaccgTTCTTCACCAATTCGTAG
- a CDS encoding protein kinase, putative: MKRKGIALDLVAVEKTQHDLQSYQIKNNNCLQLRAFLLNESGMFTTDGRKILGSVTKEDIDCTSRRIIGRGASGTVRFARLKDGTPVALKHIPITSKLHRDEVDRELSFFSSQSNSPFVMKNLGAFWDSEEGAIVIPMEWMAYTLKDMSYFWEGIEETILRDIFFQVVSGLVYLHDTKRVIHRDLKPSNLLIRDDGYVKISDFGVSKLVQTLDVSSTYVGTMYFMAPERLEQTVYSFSSDIWSLGLTVIATVTGKNPWAPPDEMNLFQLLGKIAGETTPSLPEKPVYSEEARDFIKKCLVRDPQERPSAAELLKHPFFEGCTEELAVKNVKMAVEHMTHLINNDAKKTEDLKRSQEDVAKEVNIKLEMLGVL; the protein is encoded by the coding sequence atgaaaaggaaggggattGCGTTAGATCTTGTGGCAGTGGAAAAAACCCAGCATGACTTGCAATCGTATCAAATAAAGAATAATAACTGCCTTCAGTTGCGGGCATTCTTGCTTAATGAGTCGGGTATGTTTACTACAGATGGGAGGAAAATACTTGGGAGTGTGACGAAAGAAGATATCGATTGCACATCACGCAGAATTATTGGCCGGGGCGCAAGCGGCACCGTTCGATTCGCGAGGCTTAAAGACGGAACCCCCGTTGCGCTGAAGCACATACCAATAACATCAAAGTTACACCGAGATGAAGTAGATCGGGAATTATCCTTCTTCAGTTCACAGTCCAACTCCCCCTTTGTCATGAAGAATCTGGGGGCGTTTTGGGATTCGGAGGAAGGTGCCATTGTGATACCCATGGAGTGGATGGCTTACACCCTAAAGGATATGAGCTACTTCTGGGAGGGCATAGAGGAAACCATATTGCgagatattttttttcaggtTGTATCTGGTCTCGTATACCTCCATGACACAAAGCGCGTTATTCATAGGGATCTAAAACCAAGCAATCTGCTTATTCGTGACGACGGATATGTTAAGATTAGTGACTTTGGGGTTTCGAAGCTGGTGCAAACGCTTGATGTATCTTCAACCTACGTAGGGACAATGTATTTTATGGCCCCCGAACGCCTGGAGCAAACCGTTTACAGCTTCAGTAGTGATATATGGTCTCTGGGTCTTACAGTGATCGCCACGGTGACGGGGAAGAACCCGTGGGCTCCCCCAGATGAGATGAACTTGTTCCAGCTGCTAGGGAAAATAGCGGGTGAAACTACCCCATCCTTACCGGAAAAGCCGGTGTACTCTGAAGAAGCCCGAGATTTCATCAAGAAATGTCTCGTTCGGGATCCACAGGAACGACCATCAGCCGCCGAGTTATTGAAACACCCCTTCTTTGAAGGCTGTACTGAAGAACTGGCCGTTAAAAATGTCAAAATGGCCGTAGAGCATATGACTCACCTTATCAACAATGATGcaaagaaaacagaggaCCTGAAGCGCAGCCAAGAAGACGTCGCAAAGGAAGTGAACATAAAATTGGAAATGCTAGGTGTTCTGTAG
- a CDS encoding ubiquinone biosynthesis protein COQ7 homolog, putative: MLRRSVVNLQNPARVFRSAAKRQKLDEAVRVDQAGEVAAVRICKYQLLWMSPLDSGVPVVKEILRDELVHEEVMGHLARKHSVRLTLLDPLFHVGAFVMGSCTALLGKDAVMCCHAAVEVTIAQHYNDQLRELQSLEESEGASKGKDEKDWAEVMEYVARFRDEELHHQELGEQNGAENAPAYPLLYNGIRIMCSLGVALAKRI, from the coding sequence ATGTTACGCAGATCGGTGGTTAACCTTCAGAACCCAGCTCGTGTTTTCAGAAGCGCGGCGAAGCGGCAAAAGCTCGATGAAGCTGTGCGCGTTGACCAGGCTGGGGAAGTGGCTGCGGTGCGCATATGCAAGTATCAGTTGCTATGGATGTCCCCCCTCGATAGTGGCGTGCCAGTTGTCAAGGAGATACTGAGGGATGAGCTCGTTCACGAAGAGGTTATGGGTCACCTAGCTCGTAAGCATTCGGTGCGCTTGACGTTACTAGATCCACTGTTTCACGTGGGCGCCTTTGTGATGGGTAGTTGCACCGCTCTTCTGGGAAAGGATGCAGTAATGTGTTGCCATGCTGCTGTTGAAGTCACAATAGCACAGCACTATAATGATCAGCTTAGGGAGCTACAATCCCTCGAGGAGTCGGAAGGTGCTTCGAAAGGCAAGGATGAAAAGGACTGGGCAGAAGTCATGGAGTATGTTGCTCGGTTCAGGGATGAAGAACTGCATCACCAGGAGCTCGGGGAGCAAAATGGCGCAGAAAATGCACCAGCGTACCCACTTTTGTACAATGGCATTCGTATAATGTGTTCTCTGGGTGTGGCTTTAGCGAAAAGGATTTGA